The following proteins come from a genomic window of Larimichthys crocea isolate SSNF chromosome III, L_crocea_2.0, whole genome shotgun sequence:
- the LOC109140761 gene encoding protein scribble homolog isoform X2 — protein sequence MRGRCSSAEKDAEEIERLDEDGAGRLPESDASSRVFGHQTCEISKGRKSHHHRALNTGSSLHGDPVHGIKISSITGLLKSSTVTEKTLPQESLISQVPLRLQIKVSGQRGSLGISIAGGKGSLPYKDHDEGVFISRVNKGGASEKAGIHVGDRLLEVNGLNMQTATHQEAVGALRNAGSCIKMKVLRERLLHPEVCDLEEPQYSQDVTGRQQRSQDGGGQIMESAEDCLSKKIEAVVCNGNGICDLEDDLNRTLSKLEAEALIKNDSPEEEKHTMTIPRIILTHPSTSDEDVELLTQSPGRETLHDFEIHDGGVHAVCFDSAFYPP from the exons ATGCGTGGGCGCTGCTCCAGCGCAGAGAAGGATGCAGAGGAAATTGAGCGACTTGATGAG GATGGAGCAGGCCGGCTGCCAGAAAGCGACGCCTCATCACGTGTGTTTGGCCATCAAACATGTGAAATCAGCAAAGGCAGGAAATCTCATCATCACAGAGCTCTTAACACTGGATCCAGTCTCCATGGAGACCCTGTCCATGGCATAAAGATCTCCTCCATCACAGGGCTTCTCAAGTCTTCTACGGTGACGGAGAAGACACTTCCTCAGGAATCACTTATCTCCCAAGTGCCATTAAGA TTACAGATTAAAGTGTCTGGCCAGAGGGGTAGTTTGGGAATCAGCATTGCTGGTGGGAAGGGCTCTCTGCCTTACAAAGACCACGATGAA gGCGTTTTTATCTCCAGAGTAAATAAAGGAGGCGCATCAGAAAAAGCAGGGATCCATGTTGGAGACAGATTGCTGGAG GTCAATGGCCTTAACATGCAGACTGCGACCCACCAAGAGGCTGTCGGTGCCCTCAGGAATGCTGGGAGCTGTATTAAGATGAAAGTGCTCAGAGAGAGGCTGCTACACCCAGAGGTGTGTGACCTGGAGGAGCCACAGTATTCTCAGGACGTGACGGGACGACAGCAACGCAGCCAGGATGGCGGAGGCCAGATAATGGAGAGCGCAGAAGACTGTTTGTCCAAGAAAATTGAGGCGGTTGTCTGCAACGGCAATGGCATT tgtgattTGGAGGATGACCTGAATAGGACCTTGTCTAAACTGGAAGCAGAGGCCTTGATAAAAAATGATTCCcctgaagaagagaaacataCGATGACA ATCCCGCGGATCATCCTCACTCATCCCTCTACCTCAGACGAAGATGTGGAGCTCTTGACACAGAGCCCTGGCAGAGAGACGCTACATGACTTTGAAATTCACGATGGAGGTGTACACGCTGTCTGTTTCGACAGTGCTTTCTACCCACCGTGA
- the LOC109140761 gene encoding protein scribble homolog isoform X1: MRGRCSSAEKDAEEIERLDEDGAGRLPESDASSRVFGHQTCEISKGRKSHHHRALNTGSSLHGDPVHGIKISSITGLLKSSTVTEKTLPQESLISQVPLRLQIKVSGQRGSLGISIAGGKGSLPYKDHDEGVFISRVNKGGASEKAGIHVGDRLLEVNGLNMQTATHQEAVGALRNAGSCIKMKVLRERLLHPEVCDLEEPQYSQDVTGRQQRSQDGGGQIMESAEDCLSKKIEAVVCNGNGIVGGVLKSQHKQNYFLNDSHQSVFCLFVFQCDLEDDLNRTLSKLEAEALIKNDSPEEEKHTMTIPRIILTHPSTSDEDVELLTQSPGRETLHDFEIHDGGVHAVCFDSAFYPP, from the exons ATGCGTGGGCGCTGCTCCAGCGCAGAGAAGGATGCAGAGGAAATTGAGCGACTTGATGAG GATGGAGCAGGCCGGCTGCCAGAAAGCGACGCCTCATCACGTGTGTTTGGCCATCAAACATGTGAAATCAGCAAAGGCAGGAAATCTCATCATCACAGAGCTCTTAACACTGGATCCAGTCTCCATGGAGACCCTGTCCATGGCATAAAGATCTCCTCCATCACAGGGCTTCTCAAGTCTTCTACGGTGACGGAGAAGACACTTCCTCAGGAATCACTTATCTCCCAAGTGCCATTAAGA TTACAGATTAAAGTGTCTGGCCAGAGGGGTAGTTTGGGAATCAGCATTGCTGGTGGGAAGGGCTCTCTGCCTTACAAAGACCACGATGAA gGCGTTTTTATCTCCAGAGTAAATAAAGGAGGCGCATCAGAAAAAGCAGGGATCCATGTTGGAGACAGATTGCTGGAG GTCAATGGCCTTAACATGCAGACTGCGACCCACCAAGAGGCTGTCGGTGCCCTCAGGAATGCTGGGAGCTGTATTAAGATGAAAGTGCTCAGAGAGAGGCTGCTACACCCAGAGGTGTGTGACCTGGAGGAGCCACAGTATTCTCAGGACGTGACGGGACGACAGCAACGCAGCCAGGATGGCGGAGGCCAGATAATGGAGAGCGCAGAAGACTGTTTGTCCAAGAAAATTGAGGCGGTTGTCTGCAACGGCAATGGCATTGTGGGTGGTGTACTCAAATCACAGCACAAACAgaattactttttaaatgactcCCATCAGtcagtcttttgtctttttgtgtttcagtgtgattTGGAGGATGACCTGAATAGGACCTTGTCTAAACTGGAAGCAGAGGCCTTGATAAAAAATGATTCCcctgaagaagagaaacataCGATGACA ATCCCGCGGATCATCCTCACTCATCCCTCTACCTCAGACGAAGATGTGGAGCTCTTGACACAGAGCCCTGGCAGAGAGACGCTACATGACTTTGAAATTCACGATGGAGGTGTACACGCTGTCTGTTTCGACAGTGCTTTCTACCCACCGTGA
- the LOC104939768 gene encoding leucine-rich repeat-containing protein 1 codes for MFHCIPLWRCNRHVEMIDKRHCSLLYVPDEIYRYGRSLEELLLDANQLRDLPKPFFQLVKLRKLGLSDNEIQRLPPEIANFMQLVELDVSRNDIMEIPESISYCKALQVADFSGNPLTRLPESFPELRNLTCLSINDISLQVLPDNIGNLSNLVSLELRENLLTFLPESLSMLHRLEELDLGNNELYSLPESIGCLVSLKDLWLDGNQLAEIPSEMGSMKNLLCLDVSENKMERLPEELGGLVSLTDLLVSQNIIDALPETIGKLRKLSILKADQNRLTYLPESIGNCESITELVLTENQIQSLPRSIGKLKRLSNFNCDRNQLASLPKEIGGCTGLNVFCVRENRLSKIPSELSQATELHVLDVSGNRLVHLPMSLTTLRLKALWLSENQSQPLLTFQTDEDPDSGVKVLTCVLLPQQPFELDNKGSDNLARCGAMESLVNDMADDTWDNKAVNRISAIHFLDDDDEEDDDKGTLLRRATPHPGELKTMKKAAENLRNDLNAAKGLDSNKNEVNNAADRVTTSV; via the exons ATGTTTCACTGTATACCCCTGTGGCGGTGCAACCGTCATGTCGAGATGATCGATAAACGCCACTGCTCCCTGCTGTACGTGCCCGATGAAATATATCGCTACGGTCGGAGTTTGGAGGAGCTTTTGCTGGATGCCAACCAACTCCGAGACTTGCCCAAG CCATTTTTCCAGCTGGTGAAACTAAGAAAACTTGGCCTGAGTGACAATGAGATCCAGAGACTTCCACCAGAAATAGCCAACTTCATGCAGCTGGTAGAACTGGACGTCTCTCGAAATG ATATTATGGAAATTCCAGAGAGCATTTCATACTGCAAAGCCCTTCAAGTTGCAGACTTCAGTGGAAATCCATTAACAAG GTTACCTGAGAGCTTTCCAGAGCTACGGAATCTAACATGCCTTTCCATCAATGATATTTCATTGCAAGTTCTTCCAGATAACATTGGAAA CCTTTCCAATTTGGTGTCACTAGAACTCAGAGAAAATCTGCTGACATTCCTACCAGA GTCACTATCTATGCTTCATAGACTTGAAGAACTCGACCTAGGAAATAATGAACTTTACAGTTTG CCAGAGTCAATAGGCTGTCTTGTCAGTTTAAAGGACTTGTGGCTGGATGGAAACCAGTTGGCTGAAATACCTTCA GAGATGGGCAGTATGAAAAATCTGTTGTGTCTGGATgtgtcagaaaacaaaatggagCGACTTCCAGAGGAGTTAGGTGGCCTGGTGTCGCTCACAGACCTGCTGGTGTCTCAGAACATCATTGACGCTCTACCAGAAACTATTG GAAAACTACGGAAACTTTCTATATTGAAGGCTGATCAGAATAGGCTAACGTATCTTCCAGAGAGCATTGGGAACTGTGAAAGCATCACTGAGCTTGTGCTCACAGAGAACCAAATACAG AGTTTGCCGAGGAGTATTGGGAAACTGAAGCGACTTTCCAACTTCAACTGTGACAGAAACCAGCTAGCGTCATTACCTAAAGAG ATCGGAGGCTGCACTGGTCTGAATGTCTTCTGTGTACGAGAGAACAGACTGTCGAAGATACCGTCAGAGCTGTCGCAAGCCACAGAACTCCATGTGCTCGATGTCTCTGGAAATAG gctcGTCCACTTACCGATGTCACTGACCACACTACGACTGAAGGCCTTGTGGTTGTCAGAAAACCAGTCGCAGCCACTCCTAACCTTTCAGACCGACGAGGATCCTGACTCAGGCGTGAAGGTGCTCACCTGCGTGTTGCTGCCTCAACAGCCATTTGAATTAGACAATAAAG GCTCTGATAATCTTGCCCGCTGTGGAGCCATGGAGAGCTTGGTGAATGACATGGCAGATGATACGTGGGACAACAAAGCGGTGAACCGGATCAGTGCCATTCACTTCCTggatgacgatgatgaggaggatgatgacAAG GGAACACTACTTCGGCGGGCCACGCCTCACCCTGGTGAGctgaaaacaatgaagaaaGCGGCCGAGAACCTCCGCAACGACCTGAACGCTGCCAAAGGCCTGGACTCCAACAAAAACGAGGTCAATAATGCTGCAGACAGAGTGACCACATCTGTGTGA